A window of Sutcliffiella cohnii contains these coding sequences:
- a CDS encoding acetate uptake transporter, producing MEKEKNIIIKEVTANPAPLGLMGFGMTTVLLNIHNAGFFALDAMILGMGIFFGGLAQVIAGIMEFKKNNTFGTTAFTSYGFFWLSLVALNMIPLMGYGEAASSTSMAAYLFMWGLFTLFMFIGTLRINVALQVVFGTLTILFFLLAIGNFTGSSLILTIAGYEGIICGFTAIYAAMAQVLNEVYGKTVLPIGEKN from the coding sequence TTGGAAAAGGAAAAGAATATTATCATCAAAGAAGTAACAGCAAACCCTGCTCCGCTTGGTTTAATGGGATTTGGTATGACAACCGTTTTGCTAAACATTCATAATGCAGGCTTTTTTGCATTGGATGCCATGATCCTAGGAATGGGAATATTTTTCGGTGGATTAGCACAAGTGATTGCCGGCATCATGGAATTTAAGAAAAATAATACATTCGGGACAACAGCCTTTACGTCCTATGGTTTTTTCTGGTTATCATTAGTTGCATTAAACATGATTCCGCTAATGGGCTATGGGGAAGCAGCTAGTTCCACATCAATGGCTGCGTATCTATTTATGTGGGGACTTTTCACGTTATTCATGTTTATCGGAACTTTACGTATAAATGTAGCCTTGCAAGTTGTTTTTGGAACACTTACCATCCTATTTTTCTTATTAGCAATTGGAAACTTCACAGGCTCTAGCTTAATTTTGACGATTGCTGGATATGAAGGGATTATTTGTGGTTTTACAGCGATCTATGCAGCTATGGCACAAGTGTTAAATGAAGTATACGGAAAAACCGTTTTACCAATTGGTGAAAAAAATTAA
- a CDS encoding transposase, with translation MAKSKTPSYVLTLRIKTEMHQEHKLSKRFELCRGMYNACLRELLKRYTALKQSKKYRVVCKMENGKKRNKLFSELNKEFGLVEYSIHEFVKPMQHAFKKNIDSFTSQKIATRAFKAFEKIMYIQGKKVHFKKYGEMYSVEGKSNSTGIRYKDDNIFWNGLVLRTIVKKKDVYAHLALEDKVKFVRIKREWIKNKYVYYAQLVLEGTPPKKYNSKGMKNNSSTQKRVGIDIGTSTVAVCSETKVMLTELAPSVVELDKQIRIIQRSMDRSRRASNPLKYKEDGTFDTSNKDKWLFSKRYMRKKSQLKELQRLNRAKRKQDHEMLANSIIALGDVIFVETMSFKGLQRRAKETTVNEKGKFNKKKRFGRTISNRAPAMLLSIIERKLKYKSIRLNKVNTTLIKASQYNHFTNTYEKKKLHERWNNFGFCKIQRDLYSAFLLMNCKESLDEIDRDLCEQHFHKFRKMHDLEIIRLKKKGKTPISTGI, from the coding sequence TTGGCTAAATCTAAAACTCCAAGCTATGTTCTAACGTTAAGAATAAAAACTGAAATGCATCAAGAACATAAATTATCTAAGCGATTCGAGTTATGTAGGGGTATGTATAATGCGTGCTTAAGAGAACTGCTTAAAAGATATACTGCTTTAAAACAATCAAAAAAGTATAGAGTTGTTTGTAAGATGGAGAATGGCAAAAAGCGAAATAAGCTATTTTCAGAGTTGAATAAGGAGTTTGGATTAGTCGAGTATTCGATTCATGAGTTTGTGAAACCGATGCAACATGCATTTAAAAAGAATATAGATTCATTTACCAGCCAAAAAATTGCCACAAGAGCTTTCAAAGCTTTTGAAAAAATAATGTACATACAAGGGAAAAAAGTGCATTTCAAAAAGTACGGTGAAATGTATTCCGTCGAAGGGAAGTCTAATTCAACAGGTATCAGATACAAGGATGACAATATATTTTGGAACGGTCTAGTTCTTAGAACAATCGTTAAAAAGAAAGACGTCTATGCCCATCTTGCACTAGAAGACAAAGTTAAATTTGTTAGAATTAAAAGAGAATGGATTAAGAATAAATATGTATACTACGCTCAATTAGTACTCGAAGGCACCCCTCCGAAAAAATACAACTCCAAAGGGATGAAAAATAATAGTTCTACTCAAAAAAGGGTAGGTATTGATATAGGGACTTCTACTGTGGCAGTCTGTTCTGAAACAAAAGTTATGCTGACGGAGCTTGCGCCTAGTGTTGTCGAGCTAGATAAACAGATAAGGATTATCCAAAGAAGCATGGACAGAAGTAGAAGAGCAAGCAATCCATTAAAATATAAAGAAGACGGTACGTTTGATACTAGCAATAAAGACAAATGGCTGTTTTCAAAACGATATATGAGAAAAAAGAGTCAATTAAAAGAGTTGCAGAGGCTGAATAGAGCCAAAAGAAAACAGGATCACGAGATGCTAGCTAACTCCATCATTGCTTTGGGTGACGTAATATTTGTCGAAACTATGAGTTTTAAGGGACTACAAAGAAGAGCGAAAGAAACAACGGTGAATGAGAAAGGTAAATTCAATAAAAAGAAAAGGTTCGGGAGAACGATCAGTAATCGAGCACCTGCGATGTTGTTAAGCATTATAGAACGCAAACTTAAATACAAAAGCATAAGATTAAATAAAGTAAACACAACACTAATAAAAGCAAGTCAATACAATCATTTCACTAATACATATGAAAAGAAAAAATTGCACGAAAGATGGAATAACTTTGGTTTCTGTAAAATACAAAGAGATTTATATTCAGCATTTCTTTTAATGAACTGCAAGGAAAGCTTGGATGAAATAGATAGAGATCTATGTGAACAACACTTCCATAAATTTAGAAAAATGCACGACTTAGAAATAATAAGATTGAAAAAGAAAGGAAAAACCCCCATTAGCACAGGTATATAA
- a CDS encoding ABC transporter ATP-binding protein, whose amino-acid sequence MSGIQFKNVSKFYQEGTGSKLQILDKVTLSVQPGELVAVIGPSGSGKSTFLSVAGALLQPSSGEVNINNTNLSELSPKQVAELRLDHIGFILQTSNLVPYLNVLDQLLVVKKMKGKITTADKEFAKELLAGVGLENKLKNFPEHLSGGERQRTAIARAFMNDPDIILADEPTASLDSKRAFEVVELIANGVKTRRKAAIMVTHDERMLPYCDRVFRMKDGKLELAEV is encoded by the coding sequence ATGAGTGGAATTCAGTTTAAAAATGTTTCGAAATTTTATCAAGAAGGTACAGGCTCCAAGCTACAAATATTGGACAAAGTAACGTTATCTGTACAGCCAGGCGAACTCGTAGCGGTAATCGGTCCTTCCGGTTCGGGTAAAAGTACTTTCCTTTCCGTCGCAGGGGCGCTATTACAACCTTCGAGTGGGGAAGTAAATATAAATAATACAAACCTATCGGAATTATCTCCAAAGCAAGTGGCAGAATTGCGACTAGACCATATCGGTTTCATTTTACAAACTTCTAATCTAGTTCCTTACTTAAATGTTTTGGATCAATTACTAGTTGTGAAGAAAATGAAAGGGAAAATAACAACGGCAGACAAAGAGTTTGCGAAGGAACTTTTAGCAGGAGTTGGGCTAGAGAATAAACTAAAAAATTTTCCGGAGCATCTATCAGGAGGGGAACGTCAACGTACTGCGATTGCACGGGCTTTCATGAATGACCCAGACATCATCTTAGCGGACGAACCAACTGCTAGTTTAGATAGTAAGCGAGCTTTTGAAGTTGTCGAACTAATTGCCAATGGCGTAAAGACGAGGAGGAAAGCTGCTATCATGGTAACGCACGACGAGCGAATGCTACCTTATTGTGATCGTGTGTTTCGAATGAAAGATGGGAAGTTAGAACTAGCAGAGGTTTAA
- the shc gene encoding squalene--hopene cyclase — protein MILDVENEMKRIINIVKNDQSANGSWVYPFETGIKTDAWMIILLRSLEINDEALIQSLVRRIVSKQEENGAWKLFDDEKNGNLTATVDAYYALLYSGYHQKNDKEMLAAKRQILALGGIENVHLFTKIMLALTGQYKWPRYFPLPPEIILFPLSFPINYFDISVFGRANLTPILIVGNKRFSLKTTRSPNLQDLFQSRENEHQDDNFWNESAEWRSLSTYMQQAIKSMLNFPANIRATAIKQAEKYMIDRLEPDGTFSNYFSSTFLMIFALLSLDYSKSHPVIQKALTGLKSMTTLINGQVHMQYTTATVWNTNLLSYALQEAGVSFEDTTIQKANHYLLSRQHYRYGDWAIHNPNSLPGGWGFSDLNTMHPDIDDTTASLRAIHRAVKHNTSYRHAWDRGINWLLTMQNNDGGWPAFEKNVNKKLLTYLPIEGGEYIFLDPSTADLTGRTLEFFGNFTNLTSNHSSIKNGVKWLKQNQEKDGSWYGRWGICYIYGTWAAVTGMISVGVSPNDPSIIQALNWLKSIQNSDGGWGESCNSDIYRTYIPLNASTITQTAWAVDTLISASEKTTSEIDAGIQFLLTASKKEDWTKHYPKGQGLAGEFYMHYHSYDYIFSLLALSHYHKKYK, from the coding sequence ATGATTCTTGATGTCGAGAATGAAATGAAACGAATAATCAACATAGTTAAAAACGATCAATCAGCGAATGGGTCATGGGTTTATCCATTTGAAACTGGTATAAAGACGGATGCATGGATGATTATTTTATTACGGTCATTGGAAATAAATGATGAGGCGTTGATTCAGTCATTAGTCAGGCGGATTGTTAGTAAGCAAGAAGAAAATGGAGCATGGAAGCTTTTTGATGATGAGAAGAATGGAAACTTGACAGCAACTGTGGACGCCTATTATGCACTACTGTATTCAGGATATCACCAAAAGAATGACAAAGAAATGTTGGCTGCTAAACGCCAAATTTTAGCTTTAGGTGGAATAGAAAACGTCCATCTGTTTACGAAAATTATGTTAGCTTTAACAGGTCAGTATAAATGGCCTCGTTACTTCCCGCTACCTCCCGAAATAATCCTTTTCCCACTTTCTTTTCCAATTAATTATTTTGACATATCCGTTTTCGGACGAGCTAATCTTACCCCAATTTTGATTGTAGGTAATAAAAGATTTAGCTTAAAGACGACGCGAAGTCCTAATCTTCAAGATTTGTTTCAATCTAGGGAAAATGAACATCAGGATGATAACTTCTGGAATGAATCCGCCGAGTGGCGATCATTATCTACTTACATGCAGCAAGCTATTAAAAGTATGTTAAATTTCCCGGCAAACATTCGTGCTACAGCAATAAAACAAGCCGAAAAGTATATGATAGATAGATTAGAACCTGATGGCACATTTAGTAATTACTTTAGTTCGACCTTTTTAATGATTTTCGCATTACTTTCCCTTGATTATTCTAAAAGTCATCCTGTCATTCAAAAAGCGCTGACCGGATTAAAATCTATGACTACTCTCATTAATGGGCAAGTGCATATGCAATATACTACAGCAACTGTTTGGAATACGAATTTACTAAGCTACGCTTTACAGGAGGCTGGAGTTTCATTTGAGGATACTACCATTCAGAAAGCAAATCACTACCTTTTAAGCCGTCAGCATTACCGATATGGTGACTGGGCTATTCACAATCCGAATAGCCTACCAGGTGGTTGGGGCTTTTCCGATTTAAATACGATGCATCCCGATATTGATGATACGACTGCTTCCCTACGAGCCATTCACCGAGCCGTTAAGCACAACACGTCTTATCGTCATGCATGGGATAGAGGGATTAACTGGTTACTAACGATGCAAAATAACGACGGTGGCTGGCCAGCTTTCGAAAAGAATGTAAATAAGAAGTTGCTAACTTACTTACCTATTGAAGGTGGAGAGTATATTTTCCTCGATCCTTCTACTGCCGATTTAACTGGGAGGACATTGGAGTTTTTCGGGAACTTTACGAATTTAACGAGTAATCATTCTTCTATAAAAAATGGTGTGAAGTGGTTAAAACAAAACCAAGAAAAGGACGGCTCTTGGTACGGTCGGTGGGGGATTTGTTATATTTATGGGACATGGGCAGCGGTAACTGGCATGATTTCAGTCGGAGTATCTCCTAACGATCCTTCTATAATTCAGGCATTGAATTGGTTAAAAAGCATTCAAAATTCTGATGGTGGGTGGGGAGAGTCGTGTAACAGTGATATTTATAGAACATATATCCCACTAAACGCAAGTACAATCACACAAACTGCTTGGGCAGTAGATACATTAATCTCGGCATCTGAGAAAACAACATCCGAAATCGATGCAGGGATCCAGTTCTTACTCACTGCATCTAAAAAGGAAGACTGGACGAAACATTATCCAAAAGGGCAAGGACTGGCTGGCGAATTCTACATGCATTACCATAGTTACGATTATATCTTTTCATTGCTAGCACTGAGCCATTACCACAAGAAATATAAGTGA
- a CDS encoding class I SAM-dependent methyltransferase, with translation MDEQQIKQKVKGVFGKNAQQYVASESHAKGSDLPLLVEWLNPNSDWVMLDIATGGGHVAKALSPYIGTVFSTDLTEKMLANTAKHLNKEFKNIWYVIADAEKLPFLEGTFDLVTCRIAPHHFPNPGLFINEVSRVLKPGGKFVLIDNVAPEEDALDEFMNMVEKLRDESHVRALKVSEWKQLMTEAGLQETKSINRKKTFQFPSWVARTTSSQEQMDRVEQYILNASKEIQGYFSVKINKENRVESHEIDEWMVLAEKSR, from the coding sequence ATGGATGAACAACAAATCAAACAAAAGGTGAAAGGTGTGTTCGGGAAAAATGCGCAACAATATGTAGCGAGTGAATCACATGCAAAGGGAAGCGATCTGCCGTTATTAGTCGAATGGCTTAATCCTAATTCCGACTGGGTAATGCTTGACATTGCAACTGGTGGAGGGCATGTTGCGAAGGCGCTTTCACCATATATAGGGACTGTTTTTTCCACTGATTTAACGGAGAAAATGCTTGCTAATACTGCAAAACATCTCAATAAAGAGTTCAAGAATATTTGGTATGTTATTGCTGATGCAGAAAAGCTACCGTTTCTTGAAGGTACTTTTGATTTAGTGACATGTCGAATTGCTCCTCATCACTTTCCAAATCCAGGTCTTTTTATAAATGAAGTAAGTAGAGTATTAAAGCCGGGTGGAAAATTCGTATTAATAGATAATGTTGCACCTGAGGAAGATGCACTTGATGAATTCATGAACATGGTAGAAAAATTAAGGGATGAGAGTCATGTAAGGGCACTAAAAGTAAGTGAGTGGAAACAGTTAATGACGGAAGCGGGCTTACAAGAAACGAAATCTATCAATCGCAAAAAAACGTTTCAATTCCCTTCTTGGGTGGCACGAACCACAAGTAGCCAAGAACAAATGGATCGGGTGGAGCAATATATCTTAAATGCTAGTAAAGAAATACAGGGTTATTTTTCAGTTAAAATCAATAAAGAAAACCGGGTGGAGTCTCACGAAATAGATGAATGGATGGTTTTGGCGGAAAAAAGCAGATAA
- a CDS encoding M20/M25/M40 family metallo-hydrolase: MSNVQLKELRAYTKEVVDRSIETLKDYLRLPTISAQNKAIPETVEMVCQLIEEAGGEAKALDDLGGNPVVYGFFPAGSNGDSSKTLLFYNHYDVQPPEPLNEWESEPFEPTIKDGILFARGVSDNKGDFIARLTAIKVLKEVAGELPCNIKFMVEGEEEIGSPNLAPYISKYKDLFQADACIWEFGTKDEQERVNMVAGIKGMAYMELTSIGADIDMHSSVGAYVDNAAWRLVQALATMKDKQNNILVEGFYDGIEKPKESEIEAVSRLPFNEEAVSKLYGLKRPLITTEKGIDPREAMVFQPTMTICGIESGYTGEGAKTILPKSAKVKLDCRLVPGQDPNLIFEAVQKHLLKHGFEDIQVTLLNGQKAYRSDFNHPFIRHVLQTAKEVYEKEAVLAPNSAGTGPMYEFGNQLNLPIVSTGVGWVKSKAHAPNESIRLKDFEEGVVHMAYMLSSFSQALKGKVEEDNITT, from the coding sequence GTGAGCAATGTCCAACTTAAGGAGTTAAGAGCTTATACTAAAGAGGTAGTAGATCGTTCCATCGAAACACTAAAAGATTATTTACGTTTACCGACGATTTCCGCTCAAAATAAGGCGATTCCAGAGACAGTAGAAATGGTTTGTCAATTAATTGAGGAAGCTGGCGGTGAAGCGAAAGCTTTAGATGACCTAGGTGGAAATCCTGTTGTTTACGGTTTTTTCCCTGCTGGGAGCAATGGTGATTCATCGAAAACACTTTTATTTTATAACCACTATGATGTACAGCCACCCGAGCCATTAAATGAATGGGAATCTGAACCGTTTGAACCTACCATTAAAGATGGAATATTGTTTGCACGTGGTGTTTCTGATAATAAAGGAGACTTTATTGCCCGTTTAACAGCCATTAAAGTGTTAAAAGAAGTAGCTGGCGAACTACCTTGTAATATTAAATTCATGGTGGAGGGTGAAGAAGAAATCGGCAGTCCGAATTTAGCTCCTTATATCTCAAAATATAAAGATCTTTTCCAAGCCGACGCGTGTATTTGGGAATTCGGAACAAAAGATGAGCAAGAACGAGTAAATATGGTAGCAGGAATTAAAGGAATGGCATATATGGAGCTTACATCTATCGGTGCCGATATTGATATGCACTCCTCTGTTGGTGCCTATGTAGATAACGCAGCTTGGCGTCTCGTTCAAGCATTAGCAACAATGAAAGATAAGCAAAATAATATTTTAGTGGAAGGTTTTTATGATGGAATCGAAAAGCCAAAAGAAAGTGAAATCGAAGCGGTGTCACGATTACCTTTCAATGAAGAAGCGGTGAGCAAGCTTTACGGTTTAAAGCGCCCACTCATTACAACTGAAAAAGGTATAGACCCTAGAGAAGCGATGGTATTTCAACCTACGATGACTATTTGTGGAATTGAAAGTGGGTATACAGGTGAAGGAGCAAAAACCATTTTACCGAAAAGCGCAAAAGTAAAACTGGACTGCCGCTTAGTACCTGGACAAGATCCAAACCTTATATTTGAGGCGGTTCAAAAACATTTATTAAAACATGGATTCGAGGATATACAAGTAACATTGTTAAATGGGCAAAAGGCATACCGTTCTGATTTTAATCATCCATTTATCCGCCATGTGTTACAAACAGCAAAAGAAGTGTACGAAAAAGAAGCAGTACTAGCTCCAAACTCTGCTGGCACAGGTCCGATGTACGAATTCGGAAACCAACTGAATCTTCCAATTGTAAGTACAGGGGTTGGTTGGGTAAAATCAAAAGCCCACGCGCCTAATGAATCAATTCGATTAAAAGATTTTGAAGAAGGCGTTGTTCATATGGCATATATGTTATCCTCTTTTTCACAAGCTTTAAAGGGAAAAGTAGAAGAAGATAATATTACTACTTAA
- a CDS encoding 5'-nucleotidase C-terminal domain-containing protein, which yields MKRLKQFVVVVLAVLISISGLWNPSVTDASWKENAPVTKGEFIKQLVTTLGIDLQDGEVPYTDVDADLKPFLEAAIRTNILTDITETPFGPNDKVTREQAYVFLIRSINLRDSYSMDTLKEFKDYQAINPAYYQELSAAAELGLIDKNSRTFQPKKPVTKYEMQTMFHQYETMFEFITVIHTNDLHGRIMYNENNKELGLAKINEIANKVRRKNPTFLIDLGDTFHGTNYVNINRGQAAVDAMNAMNYDAMVPGNHDFNYGQDQLLALRDELNFPLISANVLKDGSPFLDSYTIIEKNGKKIALIGLTATDTAVKTNPAGIEGITFEDEVTVATEMVAQLKNEVDVVVGISHSGVDTDTTIANEVDGIDVIFGGHSHSTIESPIKYKYGYVTQAFEHGKALGHTNLIFHDGNLVGVNGFLYRDSEDKTEDPAIVEILQPYKEQVDKELNEVIATTSVKLDGERTDVRTKETNLGNLITDAMRSKLGTEIAVTNGGGIRASIQVGDITRNHVLSTLPFDNTLVKTTLTGEEVLASLEHSVRLYPSENGGFLHVSGISFTFDPKKPAGSRVVEVLVNGEPLNLTQTYSVATNNFIAAGGDGYTMFSLENVEFDSGELLSTILIEALQSNKPIPSVEGRIKITP from the coding sequence ATGAAAAGATTAAAACAGTTTGTTGTCGTAGTTTTAGCCGTCTTGATCAGCATTTCAGGATTATGGAATCCAAGTGTCACCGATGCTAGCTGGAAAGAGAACGCGCCTGTAACAAAAGGGGAATTCATTAAGCAGTTAGTAACCACTCTCGGAATCGATTTGCAAGATGGTGAGGTTCCCTACACGGATGTCGATGCTGATTTAAAACCATTTTTAGAAGCAGCAATCCGCACCAATATTTTAACCGATATTACCGAAACTCCTTTTGGACCAAATGATAAGGTAACGCGTGAACAAGCCTATGTATTTTTAATTCGCTCTATTAACCTCCGAGACTCCTATTCTATGGACACATTAAAAGAATTTAAAGATTATCAAGCAATAAATCCGGCATATTATCAAGAGCTTTCTGCGGCTGCTGAATTAGGGTTAATTGATAAAAACAGTCGGACCTTCCAACCTAAAAAACCAGTTACAAAGTATGAAATGCAAACAATGTTTCATCAATACGAAACGATGTTTGAGTTTATTACTGTCATCCATACGAATGATCTACATGGAAGAATTATGTATAACGAGAATAACAAAGAATTAGGCTTAGCAAAAATTAACGAAATTGCCAATAAGGTACGCAGAAAAAACCCTACTTTTTTAATCGATCTTGGCGATACATTCCATGGAACAAACTATGTCAATATTAATAGAGGACAAGCAGCCGTTGATGCGATGAATGCTATGAATTATGATGCGATGGTTCCAGGAAACCATGATTTCAACTACGGCCAAGACCAGCTTTTAGCTTTAAGGGATGAGCTCAACTTCCCACTTATTAGTGCAAATGTATTAAAAGATGGCAGCCCATTCCTAGATAGTTATACTATTATTGAAAAAAACGGCAAGAAAATTGCACTGATTGGTCTAACCGCTACCGATACTGCTGTAAAAACAAATCCTGCGGGAATTGAAGGAATTACTTTTGAGGATGAAGTAACGGTAGCAACGGAAATGGTAGCACAACTAAAAAATGAAGTGGATGTTGTTGTCGGGATTTCCCATTCAGGGGTGGATACAGATACAACTATCGCAAATGAAGTGGATGGCATCGATGTCATCTTTGGCGGACATAGCCACAGTACGATTGAATCACCGATTAAATATAAGTATGGCTATGTTACACAGGCATTTGAACATGGAAAAGCGTTAGGGCATACTAATTTAATTTTTCATGATGGCAACCTAGTTGGTGTTAATGGGTTCCTATATCGCGACAGTGAAGATAAAACAGAGGACCCAGCTATTGTAGAAATTCTTCAGCCTTATAAGGAGCAGGTTGACAAAGAATTGAATGAAGTAATCGCTACTACTTCTGTAAAACTTGACGGGGAAAGAACGGATGTCAGAACGAAGGAAACAAATCTCGGAAACCTTATCACAGATGCGATGCGCTCCAAACTTGGAACAGAAATTGCTGTAACAAACGGAGGTGGAATACGTGCTTCCATCCAAGTGGGCGATATTACTAGAAACCATGTATTAAGTACTCTCCCATTTGATAACACTCTTGTTAAAACAACTTTGACAGGGGAAGAAGTGTTGGCTAGCCTTGAACATTCTGTACGTCTTTATCCTAGTGAGAATGGGGGCTTCCTTCACGTTTCTGGTATCAGCTTTACTTTTGATCCGAAAAAGCCTGCTGGTAGCCGCGTGGTTGAAGTGCTTGTCAATGGAGAACCGCTCAATCTGACACAAACGTATTCCGTTGCAACGAATAACTTCATCGCTGCCGGAGGAGACGGCTATACCATGTTCTCACTAGAAAATGTAGAGTTTGACAGCGGTGAATTGTTAAGCACCATCTTGATTGAAGCCCTACAATCAAACAAGCCTATTCCGAGTGTAGAAGGTAGAATCAAGATTACTCCATAA
- a CDS encoding acetamidase/formamidase family protein, whose product MIHKIELDSKNIHGSFSRDYEPILTVQSGDSIQLKTLDIQWGYSETEGKERTIFQSREKEEKLGHPIFGPIAIDGAKPGMVLEVRTNELVPGWYGRNWAGGVQSWQNEKLGIVGSNRVQLDWKLNAATMSGSCKIGERDIHVGLSPFMGLMGVAPAEPGVHHTAPPGYFGGNIDCKELGKGSSLFLPISVDGALFSIGDGHALQGDGESSGTAIECPMDLVDITLIVHENMDLNMPRAKTPSGWVTFGFNEDLNEAAAVALDEMVMLMKDLYSISKEEATALASVAVDLRITQVVNGVKGVHAVLPYGAIR is encoded by the coding sequence TTGATACATAAAATAGAACTAGATTCTAAAAATATTCACGGATCGTTTAGTAGGGATTATGAACCTATTTTAACCGTTCAGTCCGGCGATTCTATTCAACTAAAGACGCTTGATATTCAATGGGGCTATTCTGAAACAGAAGGAAAAGAGAGGACTATTTTTCAGTCTAGAGAAAAAGAGGAAAAACTAGGACATCCTATCTTTGGTCCAATTGCCATCGATGGAGCTAAGCCGGGAATGGTATTAGAAGTTCGCACTAATGAACTTGTACCAGGATGGTATGGCCGAAATTGGGCTGGCGGCGTCCAAAGCTGGCAAAATGAGAAATTAGGCATAGTAGGCAGTAACAGAGTACAACTAGATTGGAAGTTAAATGCCGCAACAATGTCTGGAAGCTGTAAAATTGGTGAGCGAGATATTCATGTCGGCCTTTCCCCTTTTATGGGCTTAATGGGAGTTGCTCCCGCTGAACCTGGTGTACATCATACTGCTCCTCCTGGTTATTTCGGTGGAAATATTGACTGTAAAGAGTTAGGAAAAGGTAGTAGCCTCTTTCTACCTATTTCCGTTGATGGTGCGCTTTTCTCGATTGGCGATGGACATGCTCTACAAGGAGACGGAGAAAGTTCTGGAACCGCGATTGAATGCCCAATGGATTTAGTCGACATTACGCTTATCGTTCATGAGAATATGGATTTAAATATGCCGCGAGCAAAAACACCTTCAGGTTGGGTTACGTTTGGATTTAACGAAGATTTAAACGAGGCAGCTGCCGTCGCTTTAGATGAGATGGTTATGCTAATGAAAGACTTATACAGCATTTCTAAAGAAGAAGCTACCGCCCTCGCAAGTGTTGCTGTGGACTTACGAATAACACAAGTAGTCAATGGTGTAAAGGGAGTTCATGCAGTATTACCTTATGGGGCTATACGGTAA
- a CDS encoding sigma-70 family RNA polymerase sigma factor, with protein MIEKKEQQIDERYLRMIMEEHGSSLLKLTYSYVKNWSTAEDIVQETFINFSQKYNQYRGESSLKTWLFQIAVNKSKDFLKSPKNKLSHLGISMVNLYSKEKNADEKLIEMDEYQIIAKCLFKLPIKYREVLTLFYYEDLTIAEISRILSINESNVRTRLSRGREKFKKIYLKEVEEIEGKVRQTKDSIG; from the coding sequence TTGATTGAGAAAAAAGAACAGCAAATAGATGAACGGTATCTTAGAATGATTATGGAGGAACATGGTTCATCACTATTAAAACTTACATATTCTTATGTGAAAAACTGGAGTACTGCAGAGGATATCGTACAAGAAACTTTTATTAATTTTTCACAAAAATACAATCAATATAGAGGGGAATCAAGTTTGAAAACTTGGTTATTTCAAATTGCAGTCAATAAATCAAAAGATTTTCTAAAGAGTCCTAAAAACAAGTTAAGTCATCTAGGAATATCAATGGTTAATTTATATAGTAAGGAAAAAAATGCAGATGAAAAGTTAATAGAAATGGACGAATATCAAATTATTGCCAAATGTTTATTCAAGCTACCTATTAAATATAGAGAAGTTCTAACCCTTTTTTACTATGAAGATTTAACAATAGCTGAAATTTCAAGGATATTATCAATAAATGAATCAAATGTTAGGACACGGCTAAGTAGAGGAAGAGAAAAATTTAAAAAAATATATTTAAAGGAGGTAGAAGAAATTGAAGGAAAAGTTAGACAAACTAAAGACAGCATTGGATGA